TGGGTTTAGAAAGTTCATACCTTGCTCTGGATGAATGTAAATGGCGAGTAGATTATGGGAAGGGGGCTACTGGGACGAAAGTGAGGGTTTAGAAACAAGAATCAGTTGTTTTGGTGAAGATTTGAGAAAGTTATGGAGGTTTTGGTGAtgagagagtttgagagagtttgagagtttgtgagatgaGAGGAGAGTGGAGAGGGTGAGATCGAGGGTTTTGGGTAGGAGTAGAGGGTCGACCGGTTCGATTTAAGTGAGTAAAACCGGTTTAATCGAATCGAACCGGGATTAGAATTAGAAATCACTTACCTGAACCGGATCtggagcgacttggagtggtcgctgtGGGGGGTCCCTCCAAGCCTATTTTTTCTTCTCCCCGTCGCGTGTGAGCCGAGCGACTTGAAGTGGTCGCTCCAGGTTTCTTCATGagggtcgctcccagctggagcgacctaGGCTCGTCGCTCTGATTatgtcgctcccagctggagcgactgcTCGACCTCGCTCCGGTGTGGTCGCTCCGACGATGCCCCTTTTTGCTCACACCAAGTCGACCCAATACCTGCATACAACTTCACTTTCCCTTTTTTTATGCAATAAgatgaaggaaaaagaaaatgaaagtaCTAATGCAATATTTACAAAGGATATACATGgaacttcctcccaagtgagcttgttttgagtcgctagcttgactttgcctcctttggattaGGCTGGGGTAGGatcagaaagtggagttgaaaCTCCATCTTCCTCTGGTGCATCCGCCATGTAGAGCTTAACCCTCTGCCCATTCACTGTGAAGTAACTTCCATCAGTACTCCATAGAACTATTGCTCCATAAGGTCTGATTTCTTTGACCTTGAATGGACCGGACCATCTTGACTTGAGCTTTCCTGGAAACAACTTCAGCCTAGAGTTGTAGAGAAGGACTTGGTCTCCCTCTCGGAACTCTCTTTTCAGAATGTTCTTGTCATGGAAAGCTTTGGTCTTTTCTTTGTAGATCCTTGAATTCTCAAAAGCATCCATCCTTATCTCATCAAGCTCATGTGGCTGGAAAAGTCTTTTCTCCTTAGCACTTTTGATGTCGAAGTTCAGCAACTTCACTGCCCATAATGCCTTGTACTCAAGCTTCACAGGCAGATGACAGGCTTTCCCATAGACAAGGTTGAAAGGTGTGGTACCCAAAGGTGTCTTGTAAGCTGTCCTATAGGCTcaaagtgcatcatcaagcTTATTAGACCAATCTTTCCTCGTGATCCCCACAATCTTCTCCATAATGGAtttgatctctctgttagaGACCTCAACTTGACCACTTGtctgaggatggtaaggagttgCTACCTTATGCTTCACACCATTCTTCCTTAGAAGTCCTTCGAGCAGCTTGTTAATGAAGTGAGAACCCCCATCACTGATCACAACTCTTGGAACTCCAAACCTTGGGAAGATAATACTCTTGAACATGTTGGTCACCACTCTAGCATCATTGGTGGGACTAGCAATAGCTTCCACCCACTTTGATACATAGTCAACAGCCACAAGAATGTACTTGTTCCCATATGATGAAGGAAATGGTCCCATGAAGTCAATACCCCACACATCAAAGACCTCAACTTCTAGGATAGGATTTTGAGGCATCTCATTCCTCTTGGTGATGTTTCCTCTTCTTTGGCATGAATCACACTTTGAGACAAAATCTTGTGTGTCTTTGAACATGTGTGGCCACCAGAATCCGGCTTGTAACACTTTTGCTACAGTCTTAAAAGTAGCAAAGTGGCCTCCATAGATGATCCATGACATTGTGTGAGGATCCCATCTATCTCTTCATTAGCAACCACTCTCCTATACAGCTGATCCTTGCAGAGAGTGTAGAGATAAGGCTCATCCCAGTAGTACCTCTTCACATCTTTGTagaacttcttcttggcataGCCCACAAGATTCAAAGGTTCTTTTCCTGTGGCTAGGTAGTTCACCAAATCAGCATACCAAGGTTCCTTCTCTTCAGTTGCCTTCACTTCCTCAAGCTTTCTACCAGTTTCACAAACTGCCATCACTGCTCCAATAGCCATGATTTGCTCCTCTGGAAGTCCCTCATCAATAGGTACTCCACACTCCACCTTCAGCCTGGACAAGtgatcagctacaccattttcaacttcctggttattctacactaattagtggttccaaataaagattcttagatcgtggttcatcctggtttgataagaatcatgaagatattgccatatgtccgaacaggctaatctggaatcatctggatagaaagtgggatatcttcttactcacaactcctatgagattttttcaactttctggttattttccactgattagtggttccaaatatagcttcttagatcgtggttcatcctggtttgataagaatcatgaagataatcgcatatgtccgaacaggctaatctagaatcatctagatagatggtgggatatcttcttgctcacaacacttatgagatttattcaacttccctggttaattctccactgattagtggttccaaataaagcttcttagatcgtgttcatcctggtttgataagaatcatgaagataatggcatatgtccaaaacagactaatctggaatcatctagatagaaggtgggatatcttcttgcctcacaacacttatgagatttcttcaactttctggttattctccactgattagtggttccaaataaagcttcttagatcgtggttcatcttggtttgataagaatcatgaagataatggcatatgtccgaacatgctaatatGCGAATCATCCCTGGATGAAgttgggatatcttcttgcttcaCAAAcactttatgagatttattcaacttcctggttattctccctaTTAATGGTTCCACAACAAAGCTTCATagatatcgtggttcatcctgtttgataagactCATGGTTATTTTTCACTGATTAGtagtttccaaataaagcttcttagatcgtggttcatcctggtttgataagaatcatgaagatatatggcatatgtccgaacaggctaatttggaatcatctagataggaaggatatcttcttgctcacagcacttatgagatttattcaattcctggttattctccactgattagtggttccaaataaaagcttcttagatcgtggttcatcctggtttgataagaatcatgaagatattgccatatgtccgaacatgctaatatggaatcatctggatagaaagtgggatatcttcttactcccaactcctatgagattttttaacttcctggttattctccaccgaatagtggttccaaataaagcttcttagatcgtgggtcatcctggtttgataagaatcatgaagataatggcatatttagacaggctaatatggaatcatctggatagaaagtgggatatcttcttactcacaactcctatgagatttattcaacttcctggttattctccactgattattggttcccaatcaagccttgtttactattttttcatcttggtttgataagaatcatgaagatattgccatatgtccgaacaggctaatctggaatcatctggatagaaagtgggatatcttcttactcacaactcctatgagatttcttcaacttccggttattctccactgattagtggttccaaattaagcttcttagatcgtggttcatcctggtttgataagactcatgaagatattgccatatgtccgaacaggctaatctggaatcatctggatagaaagtgggatatcttcttactcacaactactatgagatttattcaacttcgtggttattctccactgattagtggtttcaaataaagcttcttagatcgtggttcatcctggtttgataagaatcataaagataatggcatatgtccgaacatgctaatctggaatcatctggatagaaggtgggatatcttcttgctcacaagcacttatgagatttattcaacttcctggttattcttcactgattagtggttccaataaagcttcttagatcgtggttcatcctggtttgataataatcatgaagatattgccatatgtccgaacaggctaatctggaatcatctggatagaaagtgggatatcttcttactcacaactcctatgagatttattcaacttcctggttattctccactgattagtggtttgcaaaataaagcttcttagatcgtggttcatcctggtttgataagaatcatgaagataatggcatatgtccgaacaggctaatctggaatcatctggatagaaggtgggatatcttcttgctcaaaacacttatgagttttattcaacttctggttattctccactgattagtggttccaaataaagcttcttagatcgtggttcatcctggtttgataagaatcatgaagatattgccatatgtccgaacatgctaatctggaatcatctggatagaaagtgggatatcttcttactcccaactcctatgagattttttcaacttcctggttattctccactgaatagtggttccaaataaagcttcttagatcgtgtttcatcctggtttgataagaatcatgaagatattggcatatgtccgaacaggctaatctggaatcatctggatagaaagtgggatatcttcttactcacaactcctatgagatttattcaacttcctggttattctccactgattattggttcccaatcaagcttcttacatatttgtttcatcctggtttgataaaaatcatgaagatattgccaaatgtccgaacaggctaatctggaatcatctggatagaaagtgggatatcttcttactcacaactcctatgagatttattcaacttcctggttattctccactgattaatggtt
The Raphanus sativus cultivar WK10039 unplaced genomic scaffold, ASM80110v3 Scaffold1146, whole genome shotgun sequence DNA segment above includes these coding regions:
- the LOC108835772 gene encoding uncharacterized protein LOC108835772, with the translated sequence MPQNPILEVEVFDVWGIDFMGPFPSSYGNKYILVAVDYVSKWVEAIASPTNDARVVTNMFKSIIFPRFGVPRVVISDGGSHFINKLLEGLLRKNGVKHKVATPYHPQTSGQVEVSNREIKSIMEKIVGITRKDWTAYKTPLGTTPFNLVYGKACHLPVKLEYKALWAVKLLNFDIKSAKEKRLFQPHELDEIRMDAFENSRIYKEKTKAFHDKNILKREFREGDQVLLYNSRLKLFPGKLKSRWSGPFKVKEIRPYGAIVLWSTDGSYFTVNGQRVKLYMADAPEEDGVSTPLSDPTPA